In a single window of the Pontibacter russatus genome:
- a CDS encoding sugar phosphate isomerase/epimerase family protein, whose product MTTIQGPAIFLAQFLGDQPPFDTLENICRWAKGLGYEGVQIPTWDSRYFDPQKAAESKTYADEIKGTVEGLGLKITELSTHLQGQLVAVNPAYDTLFDGFAPEKYHNNPQARTEWAVQQLKYAAKASQNLGLNAHATFSGALLWHTVYPWPQRPAGLVEAGFKELGRRWTPILNAFDEAGVDLCYEIHPGEDLHDGASYEMFLEEVNNHPRACLLYDPSHFVLQCLDYLEYIDIYHERIRMFHVKDAEFNPTGRQGVYGGYQNWVNRAGRFRSLGDGQVDFKSVFSKLTAYDYKGWAVLEWECALKHPEDGAREGAIFIKDHIIRVTEKAFDDFAATGIDDAKNRTILGL is encoded by the coding sequence ATGACGACCATACAAGGACCGGCCATTTTCCTGGCACAGTTTCTGGGCGACCAGCCACCATTCGACACTTTAGAGAACATCTGCCGCTGGGCCAAAGGCCTCGGTTACGAAGGGGTGCAGATACCGACCTGGGACAGCAGGTATTTCGACCCTCAGAAGGCCGCCGAGAGCAAGACCTATGCAGACGAGATCAAGGGTACCGTAGAAGGACTGGGTTTGAAGATTACAGAACTTTCGACCCACCTGCAGGGCCAGTTGGTGGCTGTTAACCCGGCCTATGACACGCTCTTTGACGGCTTCGCCCCGGAGAAGTACCACAACAACCCGCAGGCCCGCACCGAATGGGCCGTGCAACAACTAAAATATGCCGCAAAAGCCTCTCAGAATTTAGGCCTCAATGCCCACGCTACTTTCAGCGGCGCGCTGCTCTGGCACACGGTATACCCCTGGCCACAACGCCCTGCCGGCTTGGTAGAGGCCGGTTTTAAGGAGTTAGGCAGACGCTGGACGCCGATCCTCAACGCCTTTGACGAAGCCGGCGTAGACCTCTGCTACGAAATTCACCCGGGAGAGGACCTGCACGACGGAGCCTCCTATGAGATGTTTCTGGAGGAAGTGAACAACCACCCGCGGGCCTGCCTGCTCTACGACCCGTCGCATTTCGTGCTGCAGTGCCTGGACTACCTCGAGTACATCGATATTTACCACGAGCGCATCCGGATGTTCCATGTGAAGGACGCTGAGTTCAACCCTACAGGCCGGCAAGGAGTATATGGAGGTTACCAGAACTGGGTGAACCGCGCCGGGCGCTTCCGTTCGCTTGGCGACGGACAGGTAGATTTTAAATCTGTTTTCAGCAAACTTACCGCCTATGATTACAAAGGATGGGCCGTGCTGGAGTGGGAGTGCGCACTGAAGCACCCCGAAGACGGAGCCCGCGAGGGAGCCATCTTCATTAAAGATCACATTATCAGGGTGACAGAGAAAGCCTTCGATGATTTTGCTGCCACAGGTATAGATGACGCGAAAAATCGTACTATATTGGGCCTTTAA
- a CDS encoding sugar phosphate isomerase/epimerase family protein yields the protein MNKRRSFLRQAGLLSAGVFLTPAIISCNSNTEVAEDASADAAADSTDVASATASDAVIGLQLYSLREQIGAEGIEAVIPKVAAAGYKEVETYGYSKENGYWGLDANAFSELLKANNLTSPSGHYGLDPYLAGGNEELLQSYIDAAKVVGHTYITIPYLGDSLRQDAEGYRKLAKRINEAAKTISDAGLKLAYHNHDFEFKEFGDTTGYEILLQETDPEQVKMELDLYWAYRAGKDPIAMMKEHPGRFVMWHVKDMDKNDKALNTEVGSGSIDYKKLFSEVQAEAEHIFVEQENFAEGMDPYKSIRQSHDYIVNNLLNA from the coding sequence ATGAACAAAAGACGATCTTTCCTGCGACAGGCTGGTTTGTTATCAGCCGGAGTCTTTCTGACTCCAGCCATTATTTCCTGCAACTCAAACACGGAAGTTGCCGAAGACGCATCAGCCGATGCGGCTGCTGACTCCACAGACGTGGCCAGCGCAACTGCGTCAGACGCGGTTATCGGGCTTCAGCTGTATTCTTTGCGCGAGCAGATCGGTGCGGAGGGAATAGAGGCCGTGATCCCCAAAGTGGCCGCAGCCGGCTACAAAGAGGTGGAAACCTATGGCTACTCCAAAGAGAACGGCTACTGGGGGCTTGATGCGAATGCCTTCAGCGAGCTGCTGAAGGCCAACAACCTGACCAGCCCAAGCGGGCACTACGGCCTGGATCCGTATCTGGCCGGGGGCAATGAGGAACTGCTCCAGTCTTATATAGACGCTGCCAAAGTTGTGGGCCATACGTATATCACCATCCCTTACCTGGGCGATTCGCTGCGACAGGATGCCGAAGGCTACAGGAAACTGGCAAAACGGATAAACGAGGCAGCCAAAACTATTAGTGATGCCGGTCTGAAGCTCGCCTACCATAACCACGACTTCGAGTTCAAGGAGTTCGGCGACACTACAGGGTACGAGATTCTGCTGCAGGAAACTGACCCTGAGCAGGTAAAAATGGAACTGGACCTTTACTGGGCCTACAGAGCAGGCAAGGATCCCATCGCTATGATGAAGGAGCACCCCGGCCGCTTTGTAATGTGGCACGTGAAGGACATGGATAAAAACGATAAGGCACTGAACACAGAGGTTGGAAGCGGCAGCATCGATTACAAAAAGCTGTTCTCTGAGGTACAGGCTGAGGCGGAGCATATCTTTGTGGAGCAGGAAAACTTTGCGGAGGGCATGGACCCCTACAAGAGCATCCGCCAAAGCCACGACTATATCGTGAACAACCTACTAAACGCCTAG
- a CDS encoding nucleoside permease translates to MHLVTRIKLSFMMFLEFFIWGAWFVTLGTYLLSELETSATQVGVAFLTQSIGAIVAPFIIGLIADRFFPAQRILGVLHLLGAALLWYASTLSDFDSFYPVILVYMILYMPTLALVNSVSFRQMQDPSKEFPPIRVLGTLGWIIAGLTIGWLNWEQDGNLGLTFRMAALASAILGFFSFTLPHTPPARDANKSSIGDLLGLEAVGLLKNRSYLTFFLASVAICIPLAFYYNFTNPFLNELGMDSAAGKQAMGQMSELLFMLLMPLFFVRLGVKKMLAIGMFAWVLRYAFFAFGDIATGYWMLVGGIVLHGICYDFFFVTGQIYTDNLAGPRFKSAAQGMITLATYGVGMLMGSLLSGVVVDANQASGGGHDWQAIWLVPAGIAAAVLVLFLLLFRDRNASPSGTAQPPAATTTGTREVRNFS, encoded by the coding sequence ATGCACCTGGTCACCCGCATCAAACTGTCGTTCATGATGTTCCTGGAGTTTTTTATCTGGGGGGCGTGGTTTGTGACACTGGGCACCTATTTACTTTCTGAACTGGAAACCTCCGCCACGCAGGTGGGGGTAGCCTTTCTGACGCAGTCCATCGGGGCAATTGTTGCCCCGTTTATCATTGGCCTCATAGCCGACCGCTTTTTCCCGGCGCAGCGCATCCTGGGTGTGCTGCACCTCTTAGGGGCCGCCCTTCTCTGGTACGCCTCCACCTTATCAGACTTCGACAGCTTTTACCCCGTCATACTGGTATATATGATTTTATATATGCCTACGCTGGCGCTGGTAAACTCCGTTTCATTCCGGCAGATGCAGGACCCGAGCAAGGAGTTTCCGCCCATCAGGGTGCTGGGAACGCTCGGCTGGATAATCGCCGGACTGACGATCGGCTGGCTTAACTGGGAGCAAGACGGGAACCTGGGGCTTACCTTCCGGATGGCGGCGCTTGCTTCTGCCATACTGGGCTTCTTCAGCTTTACGCTTCCCCACACGCCTCCCGCCCGTGACGCGAACAAGTCCTCTATAGGTGACCTGCTTGGCCTGGAGGCCGTGGGTTTGCTCAAAAACCGCTCTTACCTGACGTTTTTCCTCGCCTCCGTTGCCATCTGCATTCCGCTTGCATTTTACTACAACTTCACCAACCCTTTCCTGAACGAGCTTGGCATGGACTCGGCGGCCGGTAAACAGGCCATGGGGCAGATGTCCGAACTGTTGTTTATGCTCCTGATGCCCTTGTTCTTTGTGAGGCTGGGCGTTAAAAAGATGCTCGCCATCGGGATGTTCGCCTGGGTGCTGCGGTATGCGTTCTTCGCTTTCGGGGATATAGCAACCGGGTACTGGATGCTGGTTGGAGGCATTGTGTTGCACGGCATCTGCTATGATTTCTTCTTTGTGACCGGTCAGATTTATACCGACAACCTCGCCGGGCCGCGCTTCAAAAGCGCCGCGCAGGGCATGATCACGCTGGCCACCTATGGCGTGGGCATGCTGATGGGCTCGCTGCTATCCGGAGTGGTTGTAGACGCCAACCAAGCCTCTGGAGGCGGGCACGACTGGCAGGCCATCTGGCTTGTGCCCGCCGGAATTGCGGCGGCAGTGCTGGTGCTGTTCCTGCTGCTGTTCAGAGACAGGAATGCTTCTCCCAGCGGTACGGCTCAACCACCCGCCGCAACAACCACCGGCACAAGGGAAGTGCGTAACTTCTCCTGA
- a CDS encoding AMP-binding protein, which translates to MAEKYLLLNGKKFYYDEISGYSFRNSIPLNGYETKTLEFCRSWLNGVQEFPMQTSGSTGEPKNIPLTRRQMEASARRTTRLLQLQPGDSAFICLNTDFIAGMMMLVRGFQADLQMTIVEPVSNPLALVSRDEKFDFFSFVPMQLQTILHDMPEALPQLNGAKGILVGGAPVTLSLQRELQRIKPPVYLTYGMTETASHIAVRRLNGPEAADYYEVLDNIQISMDKRGCLTIKGDVTNNEVLVTNDIVELLTPTRFRWIGRADNVINTGGVKVQIERVELAVAEALSTIDEAQRFFVAAQPDELLGEKIVLILEGVAQPQAAEEALLNRMHALLQKFEVPKQILYSPSFSETASGKVSRRITLRKMGLSSD; encoded by the coding sequence ATGGCTGAAAAGTATCTTCTCCTCAACGGCAAAAAGTTTTACTACGATGAAATCTCCGGGTACTCGTTCCGGAACAGCATTCCGCTGAACGGGTATGAGACAAAGACGCTGGAGTTCTGCCGCAGCTGGCTGAACGGGGTGCAGGAGTTCCCGATGCAGACTTCCGGCTCCACAGGGGAGCCCAAAAACATCCCGCTCACCCGGCGGCAGATGGAGGCCAGCGCCCGCCGCACCACCCGCCTCCTGCAGTTGCAGCCCGGCGACAGCGCGTTCATCTGCCTCAACACCGATTTTATTGCGGGCATGATGATGCTGGTCCGCGGGTTTCAGGCTGATCTGCAAATGACGATTGTGGAGCCCGTGAGCAACCCACTGGCCCTGGTGAGCCGCGACGAGAAGTTCGACTTCTTTTCCTTTGTGCCGATGCAGCTGCAAACTATTCTGCACGATATGCCGGAGGCGCTGCCCCAGTTGAATGGTGCCAAAGGCATCTTAGTCGGCGGCGCCCCCGTCACGCTTTCCCTGCAACGCGAATTGCAGCGGATAAAGCCCCCCGTGTACCTGACCTACGGCATGACCGAGACAGCCTCGCACATCGCGGTGCGCCGCCTCAACGGACCGGAGGCAGCCGATTATTACGAAGTGCTCGACAACATCCAAATCAGCATGGACAAACGCGGCTGCCTGACCATAAAAGGCGATGTGACGAACAATGAAGTGCTGGTGACAAACGACATCGTGGAGCTCCTCACCCCCACCCGCTTTCGCTGGATTGGCCGGGCCGATAACGTCATCAATACGGGCGGTGTGAAAGTGCAGATAGAGCGGGTGGAGCTTGCCGTGGCAGAGGCGCTCAGCACGATAGATGAGGCGCAGCGCTTTTTTGTGGCCGCACAGCCCGACGAGCTTTTGGGGGAGAAAATTGTGCTGATACTGGAGGGAGTTGCGCAGCCGCAGGCGGCAGAGGAAGCGCTATTGAACCGGATGCACGCGCTGCTGCAGAAGTTTGAGGTACCGAAGCAAATCTTATACAGCCCATCTTTTTCAGAGACAGCCTCCGGCAAGGTTTCTCGGCGCATCACCCTCCGGAAAATGGGCCTGTCTTCAGATTGA
- a CDS encoding c-type cytochrome yields MKKVLFVFSCCALFAACSNSETQLEGEEYYNNSTSEAEVSAATRQSEVDTSINDIGTDRTATVPAATEETAATEDAAAAEPAATEQPAAAQQTPAKEDYEKGKNLIAMSDCLACHQVDKKLVGPAYEEVAAKYEMNEKNVAYLADKIIKGGAGVWGQIPMTPHPDLSKEDAQEMAKYVLSLRK; encoded by the coding sequence ATGAAAAAAGTATTATTCGTATTCAGCTGCTGCGCCCTTTTTGCTGCTTGCAGCAATTCTGAAACGCAGCTGGAAGGGGAAGAGTATTATAATAACTCTACCTCAGAGGCAGAAGTAAGCGCCGCCACGCGCCAGTCTGAAGTGGATACCAGCATCAATGACATCGGCACTGACCGCACAGCCACCGTGCCTGCTGCTACCGAAGAAACTGCCGCCACCGAGGATGCCGCCGCTGCTGAACCCGCTGCCACAGAGCAGCCTGCCGCTGCCCAGCAAACCCCCGCGAAGGAGGACTATGAGAAAGGCAAGAACCTGATAGCTATGTCTGACTGCCTTGCCTGCCACCAGGTAGACAAGAAACTGGTGGGCCCTGCCTACGAGGAAGTAGCAGCCAAATATGAGATGAACGAGAAGAATGTGGCGTACCTGGCTGACAAGATCATCAAGGGTGGAGCCGGTGTTTGGGGGCAGATCCCGATGACTCCGCACCCCGACCTGAGCAAAGAAGATGCCCAGGAAATGGCCAAATATGTTCTATCTCTAAGAAAATAA
- a CDS encoding gluconate 2-dehydrogenase subunit 3 family protein encodes MNRREAITAVAWLMGGTLISAEMLVSCTTKAKDVSDLFKPEQIAFLNEVGETILPTTSTPGAKAANVGEFVAVMVRDCYTPEDQKVFLEGITKLNKASDDKFGKDFMELDAKQRTALLTALDAEQKEHQRSKAPEDPNHYFRMMKELTLLGYFSSEIGATKALRYDPVPGRYDGCMPYKKGDRAWAT; translated from the coding sequence ATGAACAGACGAGAAGCAATAACAGCCGTTGCCTGGCTGATGGGAGGCACGTTGATCAGCGCTGAAATGCTGGTTTCCTGCACGACCAAGGCAAAAGACGTCAGCGATCTGTTTAAACCAGAGCAGATTGCTTTTCTGAACGAGGTGGGAGAAACCATTCTGCCCACCACCAGCACGCCTGGCGCGAAGGCGGCCAACGTGGGAGAGTTTGTCGCTGTCATGGTCCGCGACTGCTACACGCCGGAAGATCAGAAGGTATTCCTGGAGGGCATCACGAAACTGAACAAGGCCAGCGACGACAAGTTCGGCAAGGACTTTATGGAGCTGGACGCGAAGCAGCGCACCGCACTGCTGACTGCCCTGGACGCCGAACAGAAAGAGCACCAGCGCTCCAAAGCCCCGGAAGACCCGAACCACTACTTCCGCATGATGAAGGAACTGACGCTGCTGGGTTATTTTTCTTCTGAGATAGGGGCAACGAAGGCCCTGCGCTATGATCCGGTGCCGGGCCGATACGACGGTTGCATGCCTTACAAAAAAGGAGACAGGGCCTGGGCCACCTAA
- a CDS encoding 3-keto-disaccharide hydrolase, which translates to MTRNFVAFCSLAALLSCQSSTSETETTMTEEPAAETTAANEEWTPLFDGTTTEGWHTYGSDSVGQAWTIADGALYLDPSAKQDGQGGGDLVTDEEYDDFHLKLDWKISENGNSGIIFYVEEDTAKYANTYNTGLEMQVLDNEGHPDAKINKHRAGDLYDLIASDPETVKPAGEWNHVEIISKDGNLELYQNGEKVVTTTLWDDNWKTMVAGSKFADMEDFGTFKSGKIALQDHGDAVWYKDIMIKEL; encoded by the coding sequence ATGACCCGTAATTTTGTCGCCTTTTGCTCACTGGCAGCGCTTCTCTCCTGCCAGTCATCCACATCAGAAACTGAAACAACCATGACGGAGGAGCCTGCCGCTGAAACAACTGCAGCAAATGAAGAATGGACGCCGCTTTTTGATGGCACCACAACCGAAGGCTGGCACACCTATGGCTCCGACAGCGTAGGCCAGGCCTGGACAATTGCGGACGGAGCGCTTTACCTCGATCCGTCTGCGAAGCAGGACGGACAGGGTGGGGGCGACCTGGTGACCGACGAGGAGTACGATGATTTCCACCTGAAGCTCGACTGGAAGATTTCGGAGAACGGAAACAGCGGCATCATCTTCTATGTGGAGGAGGACACCGCCAAATACGCCAACACCTATAACACCGGCCTTGAAATGCAGGTGCTCGACAACGAAGGGCACCCCGACGCCAAAATCAACAAGCACCGTGCTGGCGACCTGTATGACCTGATTGCGAGTGACCCGGAGACCGTGAAACCGGCTGGCGAGTGGAACCATGTGGAGATCATCAGCAAGGATGGAAACCTGGAACTGTACCAGAACGGGGAGAAAGTTGTGACCACCACCCTTTGGGATGATAACTGGAAGACCATGGTTGCGGGAAGCAAGTTTGCGGACATGGAAGACTTCGGCACCTTCAAGTCGGGCAAAATCGCGCTGCAGGACCATGGCGACGCGGTGTGGTACAAGGATATCATGATCAAGGAGTTATAG
- a CDS encoding hydroxypyruvate isomerase family protein, with the protein MPQHPNRRTVIKNVLTGTAAITTAGMFSPLAASAAATTSAQKLKGNINHSVCHWCFNGLSLEELCVAAKDMGITGIDLIGPQGWPVLKKHGLESAMCNGAEISLTEGWNDPKYHATLIKNYTDMIPRVAKAGYKNLICFSGNRNGMDDATGLKNCAEGLKKVLPLAEKHKVVLVMELLNSKVNHKDYMCDHTAWGVELAKATGSENFKLLYDIYHMQIDEGDVIRTIKDSHPYIAHYHTAGVPGRHEIDETQELNYPAIMRAIKETGFKGFVAQEFIPAQPDKLASLREAIKICDV; encoded by the coding sequence ATGCCACAGCACCCTAACCGAAGAACCGTTATCAAAAATGTATTAACCGGTACCGCAGCCATCACCACGGCCGGCATGTTCAGTCCTTTAGCTGCCAGCGCCGCTGCTACCACATCTGCTCAAAAGTTGAAGGGAAACATCAACCACTCCGTTTGCCACTGGTGCTTCAACGGCTTATCCCTGGAGGAACTGTGCGTTGCCGCGAAGGATATGGGCATCACGGGCATTGACCTGATCGGCCCGCAGGGCTGGCCGGTGCTGAAGAAACACGGGCTTGAGTCCGCTATGTGCAACGGTGCCGAGATTAGCCTGACCGAAGGATGGAACGACCCGAAGTACCACGCAACGCTTATTAAAAACTACACCGATATGATTCCGCGCGTTGCCAAAGCCGGATACAAGAACCTGATATGCTTCAGCGGCAACCGGAACGGCATGGACGATGCGACAGGCCTGAAAAACTGCGCCGAGGGACTGAAGAAGGTGCTGCCGCTGGCCGAAAAGCACAAGGTGGTGCTGGTGATGGAACTGCTTAACAGCAAGGTGAACCACAAAGACTATATGTGCGACCACACGGCCTGGGGAGTGGAACTGGCAAAAGCGACCGGTTCTGAAAATTTCAAGCTGCTGTACGACATTTACCACATGCAGATTGACGAAGGAGACGTAATCCGCACCATCAAAGACAGCCATCCCTACATCGCCCACTACCACACCGCCGGTGTGCCCGGCCGCCACGAGATCGATGAGACACAGGAGCTGAATTATCCGGCTATTATGCGTGCCATTAAGGAAACTGGCTTCAAGGGATTTGTGGCGCAGGAGTTTATTCCAGCGCAGCCGGATAAGCTCGCTTCCCTTCGGGAGGCCATTAAAATTTGTGATGTATAA